The Marasmius oreades isolate 03SP1 chromosome 11, whole genome shotgun sequence genomic sequence TTGGAATTGCACATCGACCATGACTACCCTCCTACTCAAAAACGGCGTCGTTCTTCTTCACGATTCAAGTGATCACATCGTTCCGACCCTAGCCGATATCCTGGTTAAAGACAATCTCATCGCAGGTATTGAACGTGAGATCGACGCGCCTACTGGTACCGAAGTCATCGACTGCACCAACAAAGTTATCAGTCCGGGATTCATCGATTGCCACCAGCATGTATGGCAGACATTCAACAAAGGTCGACATGGAGATGAAACCCTTATGGAGTACATGCCTACCGGTACGAATATTGCACTCAACTGCCTAACATATCATTCAATCTTTCGGAATCAAACAGGAAACCTGACTTCATCTCAATACTCGCGAGAGGACATCTTCTGGGGCCAATTAGGAGGCTGCCTTACGTTACTCAATGCCGGAACGACGACTGTTGTGGATCACGCTCATATCCATTACTTTCCGGAAGCATGTAAGCTCGACCTCTGTCCCATAAATAGTTTTGAACTGATCCGTCAATAGCACAAACCGCCGTCTCTTCGACGGTATCTTCCGGCATCAGATCAGTTTTCTGCTTTACACCGACCGCAAGAGTAGCATCATTGAGCCCACTGGTTCTCGAACCCAATTTGATTGAACCTTGGGTTATTTCGAGCTTCTCTTCCCTCACTGACAAGGCACCCTTTGGGCCCAACGGGCGAGTTCAGCTCGGTTTGGCGTTCGATGGGTGGTTCGTCCCACAAGAGATCGCGACTCCTCTTTTCGACCTCGCACTCAAAGCGGGTATCAAGGTACTTACATCTCATACCGTCGGCTCCATCTCTACCTTGGGCTCTGCCGTTCCTCGGACTCTTCAGAAGTGGGGTCTTATTGATAAATTCCATATCCTGTTCTCGCATGCGACGGAGCTTTCACCAGAGGACCTCGATACGATTCTTAAGCACGGCGGACGTGTGGTTTCCACACCTAGTACCGAGCTCCAGATGGCGCACGGACGACCCATTTGCTTTGACGATCGCGTCCGTGGTAATGCTTGCCTAGGGGGCGATTGTCAGTCCAATGGGGGCATCAGTATTCCTGGCGAGATGAAGCTTGGTTTACAAGCCGAGCGCGGGTTGCGGAATCAGAAAATCATCGACAAGGGGTTAATGGTTAAAACGGTGCATAGAACAGTGGAGCAAGCGTTCAACCTAGGAACTGTTCAAGGTGCCCGGGCTATAGGGATGGGAGATAAGATAGGGAGCATCGAGGTTGGGAAGTTGGCGGATCTGGTTGTTTTCGATGCCGATAGCCCCTCAATGGTCTGTGCTGCGCAGAATAATCCTGTTGATGCAGTCGTGCTGTTCTCCACTCCTGCAGATGTATCTGCAGTCGTTATAGACGGGCAAGTGAGGAAGTTGGATGGGAAATTAAAGAACGTCAAGGTTACTCACGACATGAGGGAGTTATCCAGACGAGATGTATTGGAGTGGAAGGAAATTGCGAAACACTTGTTGAAGCGAAGAGAAATTTACCGCGAAAAGATTGACAAAGTAGATTTTGAGGAGGTGAAAAGAGTGTTGCTTAAGGCGTGGTACATCGATGAGTCAAAAATGACAGATGAAGCGTAGTTATGATTACGCCTCAATATATATAGTACTTAGTATCTGTCTCTCCTGTATCTCGATAACTCTTTCGCTCAATGTACTGTGTCCTTTATTTCTCTTATCCATTAGATAGTTTACCTGTCTATTGTGTTTAAGGTCATGCATTTAGAAACTGAATATCAGCCACTACTGCTTCGTTGTCCATCTACATGATCAGTTATATAGCTAGAGTAAACGCGCGCTCGGAGGCGAGAACGAAGGATGTCACAATGATGTGACATCTGGCATAGGGACTCCTTGTAGCTCCCTTAGTAGGCCTTAGGTCCTCAAATGGTCAGTTCAGGACGTTCCATGAATCTCCCTGGATCGCACTATCATGCATTTAAACGTATCAGTCTGGTTTTGTTGATCATATGAAACCAGAAACCAGAAACTAAACTTGTTCAGTTCTAGTTGACATCCGTGTCGGTCAGCTACTTGCAAGCTGTACTTAACCCAAATTGATTGGCGCTGCACATCGATCATGACTCTCTCCTGCTCAAAAACGTCGTCGTCCTTGAATTCTCGATACAAATGACCACATCATCCCCTCG encodes the following:
- a CDS encoding uncharacterized protein (MEROPS:MER0030136), producing MTTLLLKNGVVLLHDSSDHIVPTLADILVKDNLIAGIEREIDAPTGTEVIDCTNKVISPGFIDCHQHVWQTFNKGRHGDETLMEYMPTGNLTSSQYSREDIFWGQLGGCLTLLNAGTTTVVDHAHIHYFPEASQTAVSSTVSSGIRSVFCFTPTARVASLSPLVLEPNLIEPWVISSFSSLTDKAPFGPNGRVQLGLAFDGWFVPQEIATPLFDLALKAGIKVLTSHTVGSISTLGSAVPRTLQKWGLIDKFHILFSHATELSPEDLDTILKHGGRVVSTPSTELQMAHGRPICFDDRVRGNACLGGDCQSNGGISIPGEMKLGLQAERGLRNQKIIDKGLMVKTVHRTVEQAFNLGTVQGARAIGMGDKIGSIEVGKLADLVVFDADSPSMVCAAQNNPVDAVVLFSTPADVSAVVIDGQVRKLDGKLKNVKVTHDMRELSRRDVLEWKEIAKHLLKRREIYREKIDKVDFEEVKRVLLKAWYIDESKMTDEA